In Musa acuminata AAA Group cultivar baxijiao chromosome BXJ2-3, Cavendish_Baxijiao_AAA, whole genome shotgun sequence, the following proteins share a genomic window:
- the LOC135606389 gene encoding cation/H(+) antiporter 15-like, which yields MVTAPTNITDDTGTVVCFVSTMTCTNGIWQGLNPLSFSLPLLIVQNLVIVLVTRVVALLLKPFHQPRLLAEIIGGIVLGPSVAGQMAVFRDVVFPPRSILTLQGLGHLGLLYFLFLVGVEMDIAVIGRTGHKALVVAAASMVIPFSIGTASSFLLRNFISKNIHEGAFVLFLGVALSVTAFPLLARILAETKLLNSEIGRISMSAAIINDLCAWILLAISVALTGPSGTALTPLWVLLSGVGFVLLCLFCIRPTMWWFMQKLPEGQAVSDFHVCLLLGTMMLAAVMSDVIGFHSAFGAFVFGLVLPNGPVGVAFIARLEDIVSGLLLPLYLVSNGLSTDLSKVRDGRTVALLVLVFVLASIGKIAGTVVISLFYTMPLREGLSLGFLMNTRGLVEIIVLNIGRDMEVLDDESFAVMVMTSLVMTLMVTPLVTYLHRPLRRLVGYKRRNLQRSKPDTELRVLACVHNTRNVPSIVSVLNISNPSKRSPIFVYALHLVELTGRASAMLIVHHTKTSKVNNNRKPVASLIGRQVQSEHIFHAFDNYEQRVGGVSVQTLTVVSPYTTMHEDICSLAEDKHVTLIILPFHKQQTVDGGMEPINSSIKVLNANVLNASPCSVGILIDRGLSSKARMAHGQQYSHRIALLFFGGPDDREALAYAWRMAENPSINLTVVRFIAGDQADVPQSPATTPPPPTAQDSRTISIVTDSTQEKQLDEEYLNEFLLGNIGNESLLYTEKVVNSTEETVAAIQSMESVHDLYVVGRSQRDAALTLTAGLTEWAECPELGPIGDLLASSDFATTISVLVVHQYTGGPLGRTGSTTTEGSTRPMQRRNGNESQRLSTASRARQAMPPELSVRRNGR from the exons ATGGTGACTGCACCAACGAACATAACCGATGACACAGGCACTGTCGTGTGCTTCGTCTCGACGATGACCTGCACCAACGGCATCTGGCAAGGGCTGAATCCTCTTTCcttctccctccctctcctcaTCGTCCAAAATCTCGTCATTGTGTTGGTCACCCGCGTCGTCGCCCTCCTCCTGAAGCCTTTCCACCAGCCTCGTCTCCTCGCTGAGATCATC GGCGGCATCGTTCTTGGCCCGTCGGTGGCGGGCCAGATGGCGGTCTTCCGCGACGTCGTCTTTCCACCGAGGAGTATCCTGACGTTGCAGGGTTTGGGTCACCTCGGCCTTCTCTACTTCCTTTTCCTCGTCGGCGTGGAGATGGACATTGCTGTCATCGGCAGAACAGGGCACAAGGCGCTTGTGGTTGCAGCAGCCAGCATGGTCATCCCTTTCTCCATCGGCACCGCCTCCTCCTTCCTGCTCCGAAACTTCATCAGCAAGAACATCCACGAGGGAGCGTTTGTCCTCTTCCTGGGAGTCGCTCTCTCCGTGACCGCCTTCCCCCTGCTCGCTCGCATCCTTGCAGAGACCAAGCTCCTCAACTCGGAGATCGGAAGAATCTCCATGTCGGCCGCGATCATCAACGACCTCTGCGCATGGATCCTGTTGGCCATCTCCGTCGCACTTACAGGGCCCAGTGGGACCGCGCTGACACCCCTCTGGGTTCTACTCTCCGGCGTGGGCTTCGTCCTTCTCTGTCTCTTCTGCATTCGCCCGACCATGTGGTGGTTCATGCAAAAGCTACCCGAAGGCCAAGCAGTGAGCGACTTCCATGTGTGCCTCTTACTTGGCACGATGATGTTAGCAGCTGTGATGTCCGACGTCATTGGATTCCACTCTGCGTTCGGGGCGTTCGTCTTCGGCCTCGTGCTACCGAACGGTCCGGTCGGGGTGGCGTTTATCGCGAGGCTGGAGGATATCGTCAGCGGTTTGCTGCTACCTCTCTACTTAGTATCCAATGGGCTGAGCACGGACTTGTCCAAGGTTAGGGATGGGAGGACCGTGGCGCTCCTCGTCCTAGTGTTCGTGCTAGCGAGCATCGGCAAAATTGCCGGCACCGTCGTGATTTCTCTCTTCTACACCATGCCATTGCGTGAAGGTCTTTCCCTTGGTTTTCTGATGAACACGAGGGGGCTGGTGGAGATCATCGTCCTCAACATCGGAAGGGATATGGAG GTTCTTGATGATGAATCCTTCGCCGTGATGGTCATGACCTCGTTGGTCATGACTCTAATGGTGACGCCGCTGGTGACGTATCTGCATCGGCCCTTACGTCGCCTCGTCGGCTACAAGCGCCGTAACCTGCAACGCTCGAAGCCCGACACGGAGCTTCGGGTGCTGGCCTGCGTCCACAACACCCGCAACGTGCCCTCCATCGTCAGCGTCCTCAACATCTCCAACCCCAGCAAGCGCTCCCCGATCTTTGTCTACGCCCTCCACCTTGTGGAGCTCACGGGCCGTGCCTCCGCCATGCTCATCGTCCACCACACCAAGACCTCCAAGGTCAACAACAACCGCAAGCCCGTCGCTTCGCTCATCGGCAGGCAAGTGCAGTCCGAGCACATCTTCCACGCTTTCGATAACTACGAGCAGCGCGTGGGTGGTGTCTCGGTGCAGACGCTGACCGTCGTCTCGCCCTACACGACCATGCATGAGGACATCTGTAGCCTCGCGGAAGACAAGCACGTCACCCTCATTATCCTTCCGTTCCACAAGCAGCAGACGGTGGACGGGGGCATGGAgccgatcaattcatccatcaaggtgCTCAACGCGAACGTGCTCAACGCGTCACCCTGCTCCGTCGGCATCCTCATCGACCGTGGGCTAAGCAGCAAAGCCCGGATGGCTCACGGCCAGCAGTACTCGCATCGCATAGCGTTGCTCTTCTTCGGAGGACCCGATGACCGGGAGGCGCTGGCATACGCGTGGCGCATGGCCGAGAACCCATCGATCAACCTCACCGTCGTTCGATTCATCGCCGGTGATCAAGCTGACGTACCACAATCCCCGGCCACCACGCCGCCGCCACCGACTGCACAAGACTCCAGGACCATTTCCATCGTCACCGATAGCACCCAGGAGAAGCAGCTCGACGAGGAGTACCTAAACGAATTCCTACTCGGGAACATCGGCAACGAGTCGCTGCTGTACACGGAGAAGGTGGTGAACAGCACGGAGGAGACGGTGGCGGCCATTCAATCGATGGAGAGCGTGCACGATCTGTACGTGGTGGGAAGAAGTCAGCGAGACGCCGCACTGACGCTAACAGCAGGGTTGACGGAGTGGGCAGAGTGCCCGGAGTTGGGGCCGATAGGGGACTTGTTGGCCTCGTCGGACTTCGCGACGACGATATCGGTGCTGGTGGTGCATCAGTACACAGGAGGGCCGCTCGGCAGAACTGGATCAACGACGACGGAGGGCTCAACGAGGCCAATGCAACGACGCAACGGTAACGAGAGCCAAAGGTTGTCGACGGCGTCCAGGGCGCGGCAAGCGATGCCACCTGAGCTCAGCGTCAGGCGGAACGGTAGATGA
- the LOC135606805 gene encoding transcription factor bHLH62-like isoform X1 translates to MEKEGVWGLNWQSADALVPPELNSGSSAAGQLPQCLLDLKWRQPMTHEADFQSALRSLVSSPSSHPAELIGRLGVVCNSGKISPSPRRRSTRLNSPPKLDLSVMDRSHQGRGGLPMPANPLSGAHLFTSSASRSGGRSSAGFRVQFGLPETPGNLSRVSSSKSLMVGAASRTTAPETGDEVAMLSPAQMEMELMSKICGSLTPEDSELGNGQDESSVSDRVTAEASSLRDVVDSNARKRKAAAKGKGKVPPVSSSSADPPCMTELENSDAKRCKAAESNGKNSDAKPPEPLKDYIHVRARRGQATDAHSLAERVRREKISKRMKFLQDLVPGCNKVTGKAVMLDEIINYVQSLQRQVEFLSMKLATMNPQLDNMELLIPKLMYQAHGTTTPQPLYPVETTNLSFSYAHRPQAASGLEAQFSMDALESSLSQPQNLQPAPLDVRIAAVTWKNDMNYEFWDQRYANLSQVGDYWEDDLHSVAQLGLGQNQEAAISSQGFHGQIMHANHMKIEL, encoded by the exons ATggaaaaggagggagtttggggccTAAACTGGCAGTCCGCCGACGCCCTGGTGCCGCCGGAGTTGAATTCCGGCTCCTCAGCCGCCGGCCAGTTGCCGCAGTGCCTCCTCGATCTCAAATGGAGGCAGCCGATGACCCACGAAGCTGACTTCCAGTCGGCGCTCAGGTCGCTCGTCTCGTCGCCGTCCTCTCACCCGGCGGAGCTCATCGGCCGGCTGGGGGTCGTCTGTAACTCCGGCAAGATCTCCCCGAGTCCTCGACGCCGCAGCACCCGTCTGAATTCCCCTCCAAAACTCGATCTTTCCGTGATGGATCGCTCGCACCAGGGGAGAGGCGGCCTCCCGATGCCGGCGAATCCATTGTCTGGGGCCCATCTCTTCACGTCCTCCGCCTCCCGCAGCGGAGGAAGGAGCTCCGCGGGTTTCCGGGTCCAATTCGGCCTCCCGGAGACTCCTGGAAACCTTTCAAGGGTCTCGAGCAGCAAATCCCTAATGGTAGGTGCAGCATCTCGCACGACAGCTCCGGAGACCGGCGACGAGGTCGCGATGCTGAGCCCTGCCCAAATGGAGATGGAGCTGATGTCTAAAATCTGCGGATCTCTGACGCCGGAGGATTCCGAGCTCGGCAATGGCCAGGACGAGTCGTCGGTCTCCGACCGGGTGACGGCCGAGGCATCATCCTTGAGGGACGTCGTCGACAGCAACGCAAGGAAGAGGAAGGCCGCTGCAAAGGGGAAGGGAAAGGTGCCACCTGTATCCTCTTCTTCCGCCGATCCCCCTTGC ATGACAGAGCTGGAGAACTCCGATGCCAAGCGTTGCAAAGCAGCTGAATCGAATGGCAAGAACAGTGACGCCAAGCCACCGGAGCCTCTCAAGGACTACATCCACGTGCGGGCGAGAAGAGGACAAGCCACTGACGCTCACAGCCTCGCGGAGAGG GTTAGGAGAGAAAAGATCAGCAAGAGGATGAAGTTCCTGCAAGATCTCGTGCCAGGTTGCAACAAG GTGACCGGCAAAGCCGTCATGCTGGATGAGATCATAAACTATGTGCAGTCGCTGCAGCGGCAAGTCGAG TTCTTGTCGATGAAGCTGGCGACTATGAATCCCCAGCTGGACAACATGGAACTCCTCATTCCAAAACTT ATGTATCAAGCGCATGGAACGACGACGCCGCAGCCGCTTTATCCAGTGGAGACGACGAACTTATCGTTCTCGTACGCTCATCGGCCTCAGGCAGCTTCTGGACTTGAAGCACAGTTCTCCATGGATGCATTGGAATCCTCCTTGAGCCAGCCTCAGAATCTGCAACCGGCTCCTCTGGATGTAAGAATTGCAGCCGTAACATGGAAGAATGACATGAATTATGAGTTCTGGGATCAACGATATGCTAATCTTTCACAGGTCGGGGATTATTGGGAGGATGACCTGCACAGTGTTGCTCAGCTCGGCCTTGGACAGAACCAGGAGGCTGCAATCTCCTCCCAGGGTTTCCACG GCCAAATAATGCATGCAAATCACATGAAAATTGAGCTCTGA
- the LOC135606805 gene encoding transcription factor bHLH62-like isoform X3 yields the protein MEKEGVWGLNWQSADALVPPELNSGSSAAGQLPQCLLDLKWRQPMTHEADFQSALRSLVSSPSSHPAELIGRLGVVCNSGKISPSPRRRSTRLNSPPKLDLSVMDRSHQGRGGLPMPANPLSGAHLFTSSASRSGGRSSAGFRVQFGLPETPGNLSRVSSSKSLMVGAASRTTAPETGDEVAMLSPAQMEMELMSKICGSLTPEDSELGNGQDESSVSDRVTAEASSLRDVVDSNARKRKAAAKGKGKMTELENSDAKRCKAAESNGKNSDAKPPEPLKDYIHVRARRGQATDAHSLAERVRREKISKRMKFLQDLVPGCNKVTGKAVMLDEIINYVQSLQRQVEFLSMKLATMNPQLDNMELLIPKLMYQAHGTTTPQPLYPVETTNLSFSYAHRPQAASGLEAQFSMDALESSLSQPQNLQPAPLDVGDYWEDDLHSVAQLGLGQNQEAAISSQGFHGQIMHANHMKIEL from the exons ATggaaaaggagggagtttggggccTAAACTGGCAGTCCGCCGACGCCCTGGTGCCGCCGGAGTTGAATTCCGGCTCCTCAGCCGCCGGCCAGTTGCCGCAGTGCCTCCTCGATCTCAAATGGAGGCAGCCGATGACCCACGAAGCTGACTTCCAGTCGGCGCTCAGGTCGCTCGTCTCGTCGCCGTCCTCTCACCCGGCGGAGCTCATCGGCCGGCTGGGGGTCGTCTGTAACTCCGGCAAGATCTCCCCGAGTCCTCGACGCCGCAGCACCCGTCTGAATTCCCCTCCAAAACTCGATCTTTCCGTGATGGATCGCTCGCACCAGGGGAGAGGCGGCCTCCCGATGCCGGCGAATCCATTGTCTGGGGCCCATCTCTTCACGTCCTCCGCCTCCCGCAGCGGAGGAAGGAGCTCCGCGGGTTTCCGGGTCCAATTCGGCCTCCCGGAGACTCCTGGAAACCTTTCAAGGGTCTCGAGCAGCAAATCCCTAATGGTAGGTGCAGCATCTCGCACGACAGCTCCGGAGACCGGCGACGAGGTCGCGATGCTGAGCCCTGCCCAAATGGAGATGGAGCTGATGTCTAAAATCTGCGGATCTCTGACGCCGGAGGATTCCGAGCTCGGCAATGGCCAGGACGAGTCGTCGGTCTCCGACCGGGTGACGGCCGAGGCATCATCCTTGAGGGACGTCGTCGACAGCAACGCAAGGAAGAGGAAGGCCGCTGCAAAGGGGAAGGGAAAG ATGACAGAGCTGGAGAACTCCGATGCCAAGCGTTGCAAAGCAGCTGAATCGAATGGCAAGAACAGTGACGCCAAGCCACCGGAGCCTCTCAAGGACTACATCCACGTGCGGGCGAGAAGAGGACAAGCCACTGACGCTCACAGCCTCGCGGAGAGG GTTAGGAGAGAAAAGATCAGCAAGAGGATGAAGTTCCTGCAAGATCTCGTGCCAGGTTGCAACAAG GTGACCGGCAAAGCCGTCATGCTGGATGAGATCATAAACTATGTGCAGTCGCTGCAGCGGCAAGTCGAG TTCTTGTCGATGAAGCTGGCGACTATGAATCCCCAGCTGGACAACATGGAACTCCTCATTCCAAAACTT ATGTATCAAGCGCATGGAACGACGACGCCGCAGCCGCTTTATCCAGTGGAGACGACGAACTTATCGTTCTCGTACGCTCATCGGCCTCAGGCAGCTTCTGGACTTGAAGCACAGTTCTCCATGGATGCATTGGAATCCTCCTTGAGCCAGCCTCAGAATCTGCAACCGGCTCCTCTGGAT GTCGGGGATTATTGGGAGGATGACCTGCACAGTGTTGCTCAGCTCGGCCTTGGACAGAACCAGGAGGCTGCAATCTCCTCCCAGGGTTTCCACG GCCAAATAATGCATGCAAATCACATGAAAATTGAGCTCTGA
- the LOC135606805 gene encoding transcription factor bHLH62-like isoform X2 has product MEKEGVWGLNWQSADALVPPELNSGSSAAGQLPQCLLDLKWRQPMTHEADFQSALRSLVSSPSSHPAELIGRLGVVCNSGKISPSPRRRSTRLNSPPKLDLSVMDRSHQGRGGLPMPANPLSGAHLFTSSASRSGGRSSAGFRVQFGLPETPGNLSRVSSSKSLMVGAASRTTAPETGDEVAMLSPAQMEMELMSKICGSLTPEDSELGNGQDESSVSDRVTAEASSLRDVVDSNARKRKAAAKGKGKVPPVSSSSADPPCMTELENSDAKRCKAAESNGKNSDAKPPEPLKDYIHVRARRGQATDAHSLAERVRREKISKRMKFLQDLVPGCNKVTGKAVMLDEIINYVQSLQRQVEFLSMKLATMNPQLDNMELLIPKLMYQAHGTTTPQPLYPVETTNLSFSYAHRPQAASGLEAQFSMDALESSLSQPQNLQPAPLDVGDYWEDDLHSVAQLGLGQNQEAAISSQGFHGQIMHANHMKIEL; this is encoded by the exons ATggaaaaggagggagtttggggccTAAACTGGCAGTCCGCCGACGCCCTGGTGCCGCCGGAGTTGAATTCCGGCTCCTCAGCCGCCGGCCAGTTGCCGCAGTGCCTCCTCGATCTCAAATGGAGGCAGCCGATGACCCACGAAGCTGACTTCCAGTCGGCGCTCAGGTCGCTCGTCTCGTCGCCGTCCTCTCACCCGGCGGAGCTCATCGGCCGGCTGGGGGTCGTCTGTAACTCCGGCAAGATCTCCCCGAGTCCTCGACGCCGCAGCACCCGTCTGAATTCCCCTCCAAAACTCGATCTTTCCGTGATGGATCGCTCGCACCAGGGGAGAGGCGGCCTCCCGATGCCGGCGAATCCATTGTCTGGGGCCCATCTCTTCACGTCCTCCGCCTCCCGCAGCGGAGGAAGGAGCTCCGCGGGTTTCCGGGTCCAATTCGGCCTCCCGGAGACTCCTGGAAACCTTTCAAGGGTCTCGAGCAGCAAATCCCTAATGGTAGGTGCAGCATCTCGCACGACAGCTCCGGAGACCGGCGACGAGGTCGCGATGCTGAGCCCTGCCCAAATGGAGATGGAGCTGATGTCTAAAATCTGCGGATCTCTGACGCCGGAGGATTCCGAGCTCGGCAATGGCCAGGACGAGTCGTCGGTCTCCGACCGGGTGACGGCCGAGGCATCATCCTTGAGGGACGTCGTCGACAGCAACGCAAGGAAGAGGAAGGCCGCTGCAAAGGGGAAGGGAAAGGTGCCACCTGTATCCTCTTCTTCCGCCGATCCCCCTTGC ATGACAGAGCTGGAGAACTCCGATGCCAAGCGTTGCAAAGCAGCTGAATCGAATGGCAAGAACAGTGACGCCAAGCCACCGGAGCCTCTCAAGGACTACATCCACGTGCGGGCGAGAAGAGGACAAGCCACTGACGCTCACAGCCTCGCGGAGAGG GTTAGGAGAGAAAAGATCAGCAAGAGGATGAAGTTCCTGCAAGATCTCGTGCCAGGTTGCAACAAG GTGACCGGCAAAGCCGTCATGCTGGATGAGATCATAAACTATGTGCAGTCGCTGCAGCGGCAAGTCGAG TTCTTGTCGATGAAGCTGGCGACTATGAATCCCCAGCTGGACAACATGGAACTCCTCATTCCAAAACTT ATGTATCAAGCGCATGGAACGACGACGCCGCAGCCGCTTTATCCAGTGGAGACGACGAACTTATCGTTCTCGTACGCTCATCGGCCTCAGGCAGCTTCTGGACTTGAAGCACAGTTCTCCATGGATGCATTGGAATCCTCCTTGAGCCAGCCTCAGAATCTGCAACCGGCTCCTCTGGAT GTCGGGGATTATTGGGAGGATGACCTGCACAGTGTTGCTCAGCTCGGCCTTGGACAGAACCAGGAGGCTGCAATCTCCTCCCAGGGTTTCCACG GCCAAATAATGCATGCAAATCACATGAAAATTGAGCTCTGA
- the LOC135606806 gene encoding nuclear transport factor 2-like: MAVQPSVAGRSPLSAQVVGNAFVQQYYHILHQSPELVYRFYQESSKLGRPDAHGAMSLITTTEAINEKILSIGFVRVETKSVDAQESLGGGVIVLVTGFLTGEDTVKRDFTQSFFLAPQDKGYYVLNDIFRFVEEADNQPEHQGLVNGTSAPHVPEHGSPTQKEQHALEQTSPSAVEDEGVSEVEVYNPSDNGEVVEEEEPMGEVINEAPNTCQTAVVESRAVTTQEELPKKSYASIVKILKGSSSAFVPARIPSRPTSIKAESQALPTPAADVPASSFNAAESSIMQEAEADGYSIYVKNLPLDATPAQLEEEFKKFGAIKSGGIQVRSHKLQGFCFGFVELEAVSAVQSAIEASPVIIGGRQAYVEEKRTTGSRVSNRGRFAPDRGGGFYNDGRGRGYYGGGRGYGRGDYNARPDFGSRGGGRGRSSNRRSDVGYQRV, from the exons ATGGCCGTCCAGCCGTCGGTCGCCGGCCGATCCCCGTTGTCGGCTCAAGTG GTGGGGAACGCGTTTGTTCAGCAGTACTACCATATCCTTCATCAGTCGCCCGAGCTGGTCTACCGGTTCTACCAGGAGAGCAGCAAGCTCGGCCGGCCGGATGCCCATGGCGCCATGAGCTTGATCACCACCACCGAG GCGATCAATGAGAAGATATTGTCTATCGGCTTTGTTAGAGTGGAGACGAAATCGGTGGATGCCCAAGAATCTCTTGGCGGTGGGGTGATTGTTCTTGTGACCGGGTTCCTCACTGGAGAGGACACTGTTAAGAGAGACTTCACCCAGTCTTTCTTTCTTGCTCCCCAGGACAAGGGTTACTATGTCTTGAATGACATATTTAGGTTTGTGGAAGAGGCAGACAACCAGCCAGAGCACCAAGGCTTGGTGAATGGTACTAGTGCACCACATGTACCGGAGCATG GTTCCCCAACACAAAAGGAGCAGCACGCCCTGGAACAAACGTCCCCATCGGCAGTAGAAGATGAGGGCGTGAGCGAGGTGGAAGTCTATAATCCTTCAGACAATGGGGAGGTAGTAGAAGAGGAAGAACCCATGGGGGAGGTGATTAATGAAGCTCCAAACACTTGTCAAACAGCAGTGGTTGAATCACGTGCTGTGACGACCCAAGAAGAGTTGCCAAAGAAATCATATGCTTCAATT gtgaaaatattaaaaggtaGTTCTTCTGCATTTGTTCCAGCACGTATTCCTTCTAGGCCTACATCGATTAAAGCAGAGTCACAGGCACTCCCTACTCCAGCAGCTGATGTGCCTGCATCCAGTTTTAATGCTGCAGAAAGCAGCATTATGCAAGAGGCAGAGG CTGATGGTTATTCCATATATGTGAAAAATTTACCTTTGGATGCAACCCCTGCTCAACTTGAAGAGGAGTTCAAGAAGTTTGGTGCCATCAAGTCCGGTGGCATACAAGTTAGAAGTCATAAG CTGCAAGGTTTCTGTTTTGGTTTTGTGGAGCTTGAGGCTGTTAGTGCTGTTCAAAGTGCAATAGAG GCCTCACCCGTAATAATTGGTGGTCGCCAAGCTTATGTTGAGGAAAAGAGGACTACTGGTTCACGAG TTAGCAACAGAGGAAGATTTGCACCTGATAGAGGGGGTGGGTTCTACAATGATGGGAGAGGACGTGGTTACTATGGTGGTGGGAGGGGTTATGGTAGAGGGGATTACAATGCTCGACCTGATTTTGGAAGTAGAGGTGGGGGTAGGGGAAGATCTTCAAATCGCAGAAGTGATGTTGGGTACCAGAGGGTTTGA
- the LOC135606807 gene encoding probable inorganic phosphate transporter 1-8: MAGEQLQVLNALDVAKTQWYHFTAIVIAGMGFFTDAYDLFCISLVTKLLGRIYYFDASSASPGTLPPNVSAAVNGVAFCGTLSGQLFFGWLGDKLGRKKVYGMTLTMMVICSVASGLSFGHTAKGVMATLCFFRFWLGFGIGGDYPLSATIMSEYANKKTRGAFIAAVFAMQGFGILAGGIVAIVVSAAFKSRFDAPAYAVDRAGSTVPEADYIWRIILMLGALPAALTYYWRMKMPETARYTALVAKNAKQAAADMSKVLQVEIVVEQNEAAREEANSFGLFSREFARRHGLHLVGTATTWFLLDIAFYSQNLFQKDIFSAINWIPKAATMNAIEEVFRIARAQTLIALCGTVPGYWFTVAFIDIIGRFAIQIMGFFFMTVFMLGLAIPYHHWTTKGNHIGFVVVYAFTFFFANFGPNSTTFIVPAEIFPARLRSTCHGISAAAGKAGAMVGAFGFLYAAQSRDPAKRDKGYPAGIGVRNALFVLAACNLLGLVFTFLVPEPKGKSLEEMSGENEAEELMESVAPHSRPPPV; the protein is encoded by the coding sequence ATGGCCGGGGAGCAGCTCCAAGTGCTCAACGCTCTCGACGTCGCCAAGACGCAGTGGTACCATTTCACGGCCATCGTCATCGCCGGCATGGGCTTCTTCACCGACGCCTACGACCTCTTCTGCATCTCCCTCGTCAccaagctcctcggccgcatatacTACTTTGACGCCAGCTCGGCCTCCCCCGGCACGCTCCCGCCCAACGTGTCCGCGGCCGTGAACGGCGTCGCCTTCTGCGGCACCCTCTCCGGCCAGCTCTTCTTCGGGTGGCTCGGGGATAAGCTCGGCCGGAAGAAAGTCTACGGCATGACCCTTACGATGATGGTTATCTGCTCCGTCGCCTCCGGGCTCTCCTTTGGCCACACCGCCAAGGGCGTCATGGCCACCCTCTGCTTCTTCCGCTTCTGGCTCGGATTCGGCATCGGTGGCGACTACCCCCTCTCCGCCACCATCATGTCGGAGTACGCCAACAAGAAGACTCGCGGCGCCTTCATCGCCGCCGTCTTCGCCATGCAGGGCTTCGGGATCCTCGCCGGCGGCATCGTCGCGATCGTCGTTTCTGCCGCCTTCAAGAGCCGCTTCGACGCGCCGGCCTATGCCGTCGACCGTGCCGGCTCCACCGTGCCGGAGGCCGACTACATTTGGCGTATAATCCTCATGCTTGGCGCCCTCCCGGCGGCCCTGACGTATTACTGGCGGATGAAGATGCCCGAGACCGCGCGGTACACCGCCCTGGTGGCCAAGAACGCGAAGCAGGCGGCCGCCGACATGTCGAAGGTCCTCCAGGTGGAGATCGTGGTGGAGCAGAACGAAGCCGCCAGGGAGGAGGCCAACAGCTTCGGCCTCTTCTCCAGAGAGTTTGCCCGCCGCCACGGCCTCCACCTCGTCGGCACCGCCACCACCTGGTTCCTCCTCGACATCGCCTTCTACAGCCAGAACCTGTTCCAGAAGGACATCTTCAGCGCCATCAACTGGATTCCCAAGGCGGCGACCATGAATGCCATCGAGGAGGTGTTCCGGATCGCCCGGGCGCAGACGCTCATCGCGCTCTGCGGCACCGTTCCGGGCTACTGGTTCACCGTGGCCTTCATCGACATCATCGGCCGGTTCGCCATCCAGATCATGGGATTCTTCTTCATGACCGTCTTCATGCTCGGCCTGGCCATCCCCTATCACCACTGGACCACCAAGGGCAACCACATCGGCTTCGTCGTCGTGTACGCCTTCACCTTCTTCTTCGCCAACTTCGGGCCCAACAGCACCACCTTCATCGTGCCGGCGGAGATCTTCCCCGCGAGGCTGCGGTCCACGTGTCACGGCATCTCTGCAGCCGCGGGCAAGGCCGGGGCCATGGTGGGCGCGTTCGGGTTCCTGTACGCGGCGCAGAGCAGGGACCCGGCGAAGAGGGACAAGGGCTACCCGGCCGGCATCGGCGTGCGGAACGCGCTCTTCGTGCTGGCGGCCTGCAATCTTCTGGGCCTCGTCTTCACCTTCTTGGTTCCAGAACCAAAGGGGAAGTCGCTCGAGGAAATGTCCGGAGAGAACGAAGCCGAGGAGCTGATGGAGTCGGTGGCTCCTCACAGCAGACCGCCGCCTGTTTAA